One stretch of Saccharomonospora xinjiangensis XJ-54 DNA includes these proteins:
- a CDS encoding response regulator transcription factor: MTTVLICDDRRSVREGLTRVMSAVPGVSRIDCVAHGDELLARYSRQPVDVVLVGTQRAVPTGVEATRRLVSANPQANVIVFGAPDDAGSIAAAIAGGARGYLRWDASRPELVAALAHTLASTSVPAPRQPSDPGVQLTERELQVLRGMSQGKSNGQIGRELYLSEDTVKTHARRLFRKLGVRDRAQAVAHGFRRGLVS; the protein is encoded by the coding sequence GTGACGACGGTCTTGATCTGCGACGACCGACGCAGTGTCCGCGAAGGGCTCACGCGCGTGATGTCCGCTGTTCCCGGCGTCAGTCGCATCGACTGTGTAGCGCACGGTGACGAGTTGCTTGCCAGGTACTCCCGGCAGCCGGTCGATGTCGTGCTCGTAGGCACGCAGCGTGCCGTGCCGACCGGTGTGGAGGCCACGCGGCGGCTGGTCTCGGCCAACCCGCAGGCAAACGTGATCGTGTTCGGCGCGCCGGACGATGCGGGCAGCATCGCGGCTGCCATCGCCGGCGGTGCCCGAGGTTACCTGCGGTGGGACGCCTCGCGTCCCGAACTCGTCGCCGCGCTCGCCCACACGTTGGCCAGCACATCCGTGCCTGCGCCACGCCAGCCCTCCGACCCCGGTGTCCAGCTCACCGAGCGCGAACTCCAGGTGCTCCGTGGCATGAGCCAGGGCAAGAGCAACGGCCAGATTGGTCGCGAGCTGTATCTCTCCGAGGACACCGTGAAGACCCATGCCCGCCGCTTGTTCCGCAAGCTCGGTGTGCGTGACCGCGCCCAGGCTGTCGCGCACGGTTTCCGGCGGGGCCTCGTCTCCTGA